A genome region from Brooklawnia propionicigenes includes the following:
- a CDS encoding non-canonical purine NTP pyrophosphatase, whose product MTGVAYFVTTSRGKVAEAQIALLSLGIEVIQLDPGNLEEVLSLDLLLVSRQKALAAYNKYQVPLFCEHGALEIQALQGLPGSLSKVFFDRLGSQLCSVIPTGATREATAKSVISYCDGRRVRQFSGLMHGEIAPSASGGRAYYYDTMFIPVGSRLTYAEMDPEEKVRMSHVQLAYEKFADFLRAPA is encoded by the coding sequence GTGACCGGCGTGGCGTACTTCGTCACGACGAGTCGTGGGAAGGTTGCGGAGGCCCAGATCGCTCTTCTGTCGCTGGGAATTGAGGTTATCCAGCTAGATCCGGGAAACTTGGAAGAGGTCCTATCGCTGGACCTACTCCTTGTGTCGCGTCAGAAGGCGTTGGCAGCCTACAACAAATACCAAGTACCGCTTTTTTGTGAGCACGGTGCGTTGGAAATTCAAGCGCTTCAAGGGCTTCCCGGAAGCCTGTCGAAGGTCTTCTTCGACAGGCTAGGTTCCCAACTCTGCAGCGTCATCCCCACGGGCGCAACGCGGGAAGCGACTGCCAAGAGCGTAATTAGCTACTGTGATGGGCGGAGAGTGCGCCAATTCTCCGGACTGATGCATGGGGAAATCGCCCCCAGTGCCAGTGGTGGACGTGCTTACTATTACGACACCATGTTCATTCCGGTAGGCTCGCGACTGACATACGCTGAAATGGATCCCGAGGAAAAGGTGCGTATGTCGCACGTCCAGCTCGCCTACGAGAAGTTCGCCGACTTCTTAAGGGCGCCCGCATGA
- a CDS encoding IS110 family transposase: MPVVRSHWPVVGPGGVVSFTANGGTLVFVHPTDPALARVQVGIDAAVVADHHVTIRSTLSDGQVQLSRFHVPPTIAGLSRLGERLSVFPGVVAVAEPTSMTWLGLHVALQRAGCDLSLVGTRHSARLRGAISGKLKSDVIDADVLSLASDVFALSPLDPPLPAELALRRAVVRRGKLVIDGNRARRRLISLARWAFPDVWTAFAGSWPTAIAVLTRWPDLRALAAARRSSVTAVVAAHTRGVPGVAERAGAIRLAAAAWVEFWDGRLDLEALAWETAEHLRDITIASEQIERATTQAQRYWAGLYGDDPRARLEVGLEDGFQHQLQSCLHHPVGHGRDAQLAQLAAGLGDHHLPHRHRPELSSPQLGSNVSQELLHPDPGTDPCHGDTVHPGSLGPLVPGDAFPRHRQERRITHKVPQVIEPATTIGGRPTMQLGLHPPYPQIGPSIAGPSGGADIHRRVFGHYIHLLLLSLTAALPHVTGFPGLGVLRRLRPTHTLRQATHLSPKKRGTECGWFPRSLLFG; this comes from the coding sequence ATGCCCGTCGTGCGGAGTCACTGGCCGGTGGTTGGGCCCGGCGGGGTCGTGTCGTTCACAGCGAACGGAGGAACCCTCGTGTTTGTTCACCCTACCGATCCCGCGCTGGCGCGGGTTCAGGTCGGAATCGATGCTGCGGTGGTCGCCGACCATCACGTCACGATCCGATCGACCTTGTCCGACGGGCAGGTGCAGCTGTCCCGTTTCCATGTCCCACCCACGATTGCTGGCTTGTCTCGTCTTGGGGAGCGACTGTCGGTGTTCCCGGGTGTGGTCGCTGTTGCGGAACCGACGTCGATGACGTGGCTGGGTCTTCATGTTGCGTTGCAACGCGCCGGCTGCGACCTGTCCCTGGTCGGGACCCGGCACTCGGCCCGGTTGAGGGGAGCGATCTCAGGCAAGCTCAAGTCCGACGTGATCGACGCCGACGTGTTGTCGCTGGCCTCTGATGTGTTCGCGCTGTCACCCTTGGACCCTCCCCTGCCGGCGGAGTTGGCGCTGCGCCGCGCGGTCGTGCGCCGCGGGAAGCTGGTCATCGACGGGAATCGGGCGCGGCGGCGACTGATCTCGTTGGCGCGGTGGGCGTTTCCCGATGTGTGGACGGCGTTCGCCGGGTCGTGGCCGACCGCGATTGCGGTCTTGACCCGGTGGCCCGACTTGCGCGCGTTGGCCGCTGCGCGACGCTCGAGCGTGACCGCGGTCGTCGCCGCCCACACCCGAGGCGTGCCGGGTGTCGCCGAGCGTGCCGGCGCGATCCGTCTCGCGGCGGCGGCCTGGGTCGAGTTCTGGGACGGTCGCCTGGACTTGGAGGCGTTGGCCTGGGAAACCGCCGAGCATCTGCGCGACATCACGATCGCGAGCGAACAGATCGAGCGGGCCACCACCCAGGCACAGCGCTACTGGGCGGGTCTGTATGGCGATGACCCGCGAGCACGACTTGAAGTCGGCCTCGAAGATGGGTTCCAGCACCAGCTTCAAAGCTGCCTGCACCACCCGGTCGGTCACGGTCGGGATGCCCAACTTGCGCAGCTTGCCGCTGGCCTTGGGGATCATCACCTGCCGCACCGGCACCGGCCTGAACTCTCCAGCCCTCAACTGGGCTCGAATGTTTCGCAGGAACTCCTCCACCCCGACCCCGGAACTGATCCGTGCCACGGTGACACGGTCCACCCCGGGAGTCTTGGACCCCTTGTTCCCGGCGACGCGTTCCCACGCCATCGTCAAGAACGCCGGATCACACACAAGGTTCCACAGGTCATCGAACCGGCGACCACCATCGGTGGCCGCCCAACCATGCAGCTTGGTCTGCATCCTCCGTACCCCCAGATAGGCCCGAGCATCGCTGGGCCATCCGGAGGCGCCGACATTCACCGGCGCGTCTTCGGACATTACATTCACCTTCTTCTGCTTTCTCTCACTGCCGCCCTTCCCCATGTGACCGGCTTTCCCGGCCTCGGAGTACTACGGCGGCTCCGCCCCACCCACACCCTTCGGCAGGCAACGCACCTATCCCCAAAAAAGCGGGGAACGGAATGCGGATGGTTCCCACGTTCACTGTTGTTCGGTTGA
- a CDS encoding beta-ribofuranosylaminobenzene 5'-phosphate synthase family protein: protein MSPIEVSSPARIAVTLLDLNGELGRVDGTIGFAIDSPRVVVRVSGHHQAPTAVPDEQVPALREGISLASKFGVDAREAVVELVQTIPPHVGLGHKTQTALAVALGLLRYFDREVNVAQIARESGRGGTSGVGSYTFQHGGIVVDAGHRFGPDGKTGFLPSSAARTAGLPPLIGRFTPSDELSLVLIRPLGMQGASGDSERAFFSRNCPVSRESADRVIADCYMRLLPGLLEGDVAQVSDSINTMQEGDFKSAVWNSYDERLGRLRRLALDSGLPNLGMSSLGPSLFSVIRSGSLASARAIIMKASHAADLPVAITDSQFAAHGARIKVVGDSGL from the coding sequence ATGAGTCCGATTGAGGTCTCAAGTCCTGCGCGCATCGCAGTGACGCTCCTGGATCTGAACGGTGAGTTGGGTCGGGTGGACGGGACTATCGGCTTCGCCATCGACTCCCCCAGAGTGGTCGTTCGGGTTTCAGGGCATCACCAAGCGCCGACGGCAGTGCCGGATGAGCAAGTCCCAGCGCTTCGTGAGGGTATTTCCCTGGCCTCAAAGTTCGGCGTTGACGCACGAGAGGCAGTCGTTGAACTCGTTCAAACCATCCCCCCCCACGTTGGACTTGGACACAAGACGCAAACGGCGTTGGCTGTCGCGCTGGGGCTATTGCGATATTTCGATCGAGAGGTGAATGTCGCTCAGATTGCGCGTGAATCCGGCCGCGGAGGCACCTCAGGAGTAGGCAGCTACACGTTCCAGCATGGGGGGATCGTTGTGGATGCCGGACACCGTTTTGGCCCTGACGGAAAGACGGGTTTCTTGCCATCATCCGCGGCGCGCACCGCTGGTCTTCCACCATTGATCGGTCGCTTCACGCCAAGTGATGAACTGTCGCTCGTGCTCATTCGGCCGCTCGGAATGCAGGGTGCGTCCGGCGATTCTGAGAGGGCCTTCTTCTCCAGGAATTGTCCGGTCTCACGTGAATCGGCGGATCGAGTGATCGCGGATTGCTATATGAGACTCTTGCCTGGTCTCTTGGAGGGCGACGTCGCTCAAGTATCGGACTCGATCAATACCATGCAAGAGGGCGATTTTAAATCTGCTGTTTGGAATTCTTACGACGAGCGACTGGGGCGACTAAGGCGACTGGCGCTAGACAGTGGACTTCCAAATCTTGGCATGTCGTCACTTGGTCCAAGCTTGTTCAGCGTCATTCGCTCTGGCTCGCTGGCGAGTGCCCGTGCAATCATTATGAAGGCCTCCCATGCGGCGGATCTGCCTGTTGCCATTACGGATTCTCAGTTTGCTGCCCATGGCGCACGGATCAAAGTAGTGGGCGATTCGGGCCTGTAG
- a CDS encoding NAD-dependent epimerase/dehydratase family protein: MTTSAYLVTGGAGRIGDDLVRGLADIGDVWEVVHRSPSRMPRSVKLNGDLGDAQTAIDVTSRFCEVATAESVTHIGIVHMATRGLSGSSLEQELALAVVAADRMIETVLALKRAHQSFSFVFTSSLAVETLPANGLAYVVGKACGETLIGFRARQADPSCGFCSVRIDRLRADPELVPATAGLVRKLVSDHVAASRGGLIRATPEYLWSMR, from the coding sequence ATGACGACGTCCGCCTACCTCGTTACTGGTGGAGCGGGGCGCATTGGCGACGACCTGGTCCGAGGCCTTGCTGACATCGGGGACGTCTGGGAGGTGGTTCACAGGTCACCCAGTCGCATGCCGCGAAGCGTCAAGCTAAATGGGGACCTTGGGGATGCCCAGACCGCGATTGACGTAACTTCGAGATTCTGTGAAGTCGCCACCGCGGAGAGCGTAACTCATATCGGGATAGTGCACATGGCAACTAGAGGGTTGAGCGGGTCCTCCCTGGAGCAGGAGCTAGCACTGGCAGTGGTTGCTGCCGACCGCATGATCGAGACTGTATTGGCGCTCAAGCGCGCACACCAGTCATTCTCGTTCGTATTCACGTCCAGCTTGGCAGTCGAGACACTCCCTGCCAATGGATTGGCGTACGTGGTGGGCAAGGCTTGTGGGGAGACTCTCATCGGCTTTCGCGCTCGACAAGCTGACCCGTCCTGTGGGTTCTGCTCTGTGAGAATCGATCGGCTGCGGGCAGACCCCGAGCTGGTTCCTGCTACGGCGGGGCTCGTGAGGAAGTTGGTATCGGACCATGTGGCTGCCTCGCGAGGTGGCTTGATTCGGGCGACACCAGAGTATCTCTGGAGCATGCGATGA
- a CDS encoding SIR2 family protein — translation MAVLIIISKEWYKVSSWRDSSNTAVAALKNDFKGGRVIPFVGSGLSISSHLPSWRSLLEALATDLGFEPDVFVSQGSFPQLFDYYFAVSRPETREAYAAKLNREFARATANFVPSRVHHALVNLRPRVVYTTNYDDLLERSFQEAGLRTRVISSYLDIAAGPGDEEVQVVKFHGDFTSHKSLVMSESQYFDRMSLDSAIDIRLRAEALGKSILFMGYSLNDVNVRYLLYRLNKERNEKVYDDGRRVGPKSYLASFGMGEVQRTILSVRFNVETIELLPDDPEAAMAELLESCARP, via the coding sequence ATGGCAGTCCTGATCATAATCTCGAAAGAGTGGTACAAAGTGTCATCCTGGCGTGATTCATCCAACACGGCCGTCGCTGCTCTGAAGAACGATTTCAAGGGCGGGCGAGTCATACCGTTTGTGGGCTCAGGACTATCGATTTCATCGCATCTTCCCAGCTGGCGGTCTCTCCTCGAGGCGCTGGCCACGGATCTGGGGTTTGAGCCTGATGTCTTTGTCTCACAGGGATCATTCCCTCAGCTGTTCGACTACTATTTTGCGGTTAGCCGACCGGAGACCCGGGAAGCCTATGCGGCGAAGCTGAACCGCGAGTTCGCCCGAGCCACAGCCAACTTCGTCCCATCCCGAGTGCATCACGCGCTGGTCAACTTGCGGCCGAGAGTCGTCTACACGACCAACTACGATGACCTATTGGAGCGCTCGTTTCAAGAGGCCGGTCTCCGGACCCGAGTGATCTCATCGTACCTGGACATCGCCGCTGGCCCGGGTGACGAGGAAGTGCAGGTGGTGAAGTTTCACGGTGATTTCACCTCTCACAAGAGCTTGGTCATGAGTGAATCTCAGTACTTCGACCGCATGAGCCTAGACTCCGCAATCGACATCCGCCTGCGCGCCGAGGCTTTGGGTAAGTCCATCCTTTTCATGGGATACTCGCTCAATGATGTCAATGTGAGATACTTGCTCTACAGACTGAATAAGGAGCGTAACGAGAAGGTCTATGACGACGGGCGCCGTGTCGGGCCGAAATCCTACCTCGCTTCGTTTGGCATGGGTGAGGTTCAGCGCACGATTCTCTCCGTGAGATTCAACGTCGAGACCATCGAACTCCTCCCCGATGACCCAGAGGCGGCCATGGCAGAACTCCTGGAGAGTTGCGCGCGCCCGTGA